The following are from one region of the Leucoraja erinacea ecotype New England chromosome 35, Leri_hhj_1, whole genome shotgun sequence genome:
- the LOC129713319 gene encoding U6 snRNA-associated Sm-like protein LSm1, whose amino-acid sequence MCVKGAAMNYMPGTARLIEDLDKKHLVLLRDGRTLIGFLRSIDQFANLVLHQTLERIYVGQKYGDIPRGIFIVRGENVVLVGEIDLDKESASTLQCVTVEKILADLRQEKEARSRAEKLKIQASKERGLMLPYPDSLDDY is encoded by the exons ATGTGTGTAAAAGGTGCAGCAATGAACTACATGCCAGGGACCGCCAGGCTGATCGAGGATCTAGACA AGAAACACCTGGTGCTGTTGCGAGATGGACGGACCTTGATCGGATTCCTGAGGAGCATCGATCAGTTTG CTAATTTGGTGCTCCATCAGACTCTGGAACGGATTTATGTGGGTCAAAAGTACGGAGACATCCCTCGTGGAATATTCATTGTGAGAGGCGAGAATGTTGTCCTGGTGGGCGAGATT GATCTGGACAAGGAGAGCGCATCCACCCTCCAGTGTGTGACCGTCGAGAAAATTCTGGCAGATCTGCGGCAGGAGAAGGAGGCCAGGAGCAGGGCGGAGAAGCTGAAGATACAGGCATCCAAGGAGCGTGGGCTAATGCTTCCCTACCCGGACTCCCTGGATGATTACTAG
- the LOC129713282 gene encoding uncharacterized protein LOC129713282 gives MEGVWTILISFIHFLMAGVKCIVNVCHRRQPRKVEPSKGKERAKTSPRIVTPAPRKGTPRISEPCEPVLRRTYRDQILSIYQPWGRQCEAAGELHQACLGHQLRQFAVAGLGRRLGVGLHQELPVHHPVCVSIWLFLHLVRLLLFHLLGGGREEAPSASPCPCPAPLAHPRAQRPPALAHPRAQRPPALPRPPRAQRPPALAPHPRPAPLRPPALARPPTPGASPSPTPTPGRSGPQPRLQPTQAGKLGVSQLQAKKRRSLHDDSQDSSRGSTPTLPGAVYPLATERNSNAKPGK, from the exons ATGGAAGGCGTCTGGACCATACTGATCTCCTTCATTCATTTCCTCATGGCTGGGGTCAAGTGCATCGTCAACGTATGTCACCGGAGGCAGCCCAG gaaggtggAGCCCTCCAAGGGCAAGGAGCGAGCTAAGACATCTCCCCGCATCGTGACGCCCGCGCCACGCAAAGGCACCCCTCGCATCTCGGAGCCGTGCGAGCCGGTGTTGAGGCGAACTTACCGCGACCAGATACTGTCCATCTACCAGCCATGGGGACGACAATGCGAAGCTGCAGGTGAACTACACCAGGCGTGTCtcggccaccagctccgccagtTCGCAGTCGCAGGTCTCGGCCGAAGACTCGGGGTTGGTCTCCATCAGGAGCTCCCCGTCCACCACCCCGTCTGTGTCAGTATCTGGCTCTTCCTGCACCTCGTTCGCCTCCTCCTCTTCCATCTCCTCGGAGGAGGACGAGAAGAAGCCCCCTCCGccagcccctgcccctgcccagcGCCCCTCGCCCACCCCCGGGCGCAGAGGCCCCCAGCCCTCGCCCACCCCCGGGCGCAGAGGCCCCCAgccctcccccgcccaccccgGGCGCAGAGGCCCCCAGCCCTCGCGCCCCACCCCCGGCCAGCGCccctc CGCCCCCCCGCCCtcgcccgcccccccacccccggcgcCAGCCCctcgcccacccccacccccgggcGCAGCGGCCCCCAGCCCCGGCTCCAGCCCACCCAAGCGGGCAAGCTCGGCGTCTCGCAGCTTCAAGCTAAGAAGCGGCGGAGTTTGCATGACGACTCCCAGGACTCTTCCAGGGGCTCAACGCCGACCCTCCCCGGTGCTGTCTACCCGCTGGCCACGGAACGCAACAGCAACGCCAAGCCCGGCAAGTGA